CCTTCTGGAAGGTCGCCAGCACCTGAGAGGCCTCTGCAAAGAGCTTCTCcaccctttccctctccttcgTGGCAGCCCCCTGagtgcagggagagaggggTCAGGTCCCACAGGTGAGGGTGCAGGAGGACCACCCttgtgccctgccctgctgccagttCTCAGCTCTGTGGAATCCCCCTGACACTCCATCACCCCCTTCACCCAAGAACTCAGATCACTTCACAGCACTGCTTTAAAGGGAcctggctgggcactgccacTTACTGCTGCACCACGTTTGGTGTGCCCAAGCAGGAAAGTGACGTGTTTGCACAAGGGCCAAAGGGGACAACCCCCCCCATGAGCTTTGAAGAGGAGGTGCAAGAGCCAGAGGATACTCTAGCATGGGCCTTGCCCTGTTCCTTCTTccatgttaaaaattaaaacaaccaGAGGTGCCCTGAGCGTtagcagagaggaggagaaagaatcCTCAGGGATCTCTGCCAGGATCACCATTGTTTCATCTCTACACCCCATGCACCCCAACATTTCACAGCcccttctcctccagccccaacccagcagagctgcactgacAGAGCAAAGCCATTACAGAGTCACCTTAATGAGCTCCACCATCTTCTTGGCCTGGGCGATGGTGactgccagctcctccagctcatTCTCCACATCGCTGAGGAATTTGCCTTGTTGGGCCTGCAGACATGAGCACAAACACTGAGCTTTACCCCCAGTCCCAGTGGGAGCCATAGGGCACTCAGCCTCTCCCTCAGCTCAACCCAGACCCTCTCTGACCGTGACCTCACTGTCAGGCTTCGGGTGAAGGATGCAAGGGGAACCATgagttgttttcctgttttccttccctgcaaTATAACCTGCAAATAACTCTTTGCACTCAGATGGAAAACGAAAGGGTCATGTCCAGCTCGACGTTCCCCATCCTGGTCCCAGtggaaaccaaacaaaacaggaaTTTGAAAGCAAACCCATTAGACATGACTGGAGTTAAGTGAGTGCTCTGAGCACTCAGGGCTGGAAAAAATCCACCTGTGTTTGGTGCAGAAGCTGAAGGTAGGCCTGGAGCACTCACAAACTCAGCACAGAGTCCCCTGGAGGTTTCTGTTTAGGAGCAAAGCAAACCAGCTCCAGAGCACGGGCTGCAAAGGAAGCACCTTCTGAACACGGCGTTTCCTGAGACGCTATTGTTGGCTCAGCCATTGCCCATCACGAGGACAGGTCCCTCGGGAGCCAGGAGGGCACTCCCTAGCCACGACAGCTCCCTGCTGATGCTCAGCCCCCTGGCGCTGCTCCCTGCAGTGCGTGTGCCCGGGGAGCAGGTACAGGTGCTTTTCCCGTGCATCCATCCCAGCCCGCCGTGGCCGAGGGCAGTCACCGAGGTCGTGCAGGCAACATTAAGCAGCGCCTGCCGAGGTCTGACAGCTCCTCGGGGCCGGGATTACACACACTTTCTATTTTAAGGCACTCATGACTAATATTGCCGATAAAAGGGTTTTCCTGCAACCGTAGCAGCCCATCAGGAGTAAGACCTGGCTTGGGGCTGttgcctggggctgggctcctcCTTGGAAAAGGCAAACGATCCCAAGGTCTCCAGATGCTTCATGGCCATGCCGGGATGCCACCACCCCGTGAGCCTCACAGGttcccctctgcctgcagccccacacTTTTAAGGCAGCAGTGCTCAGGAAGGCAGCACCACGTCGGTGACTGGAGCCCCGGCTCCTGGGAAGGCTCGTGGGTGTGAGTTTAGGAGGTGACTCAGTCACATCTGGGAATGGGAGTGATGGAAAAACCCCCGCTGCCAAAACGGCGGGATACAAAAGGCTGggggagcgggagcggcggccgggccggctGCCAGCGCGGCCAGAAAAACCGCCTTGACGGAGCTGTGGGAACGAGACGGAGACGGCGGGTGCCCCAGGACCGCGGGGGTGGCCGCTGTGGGGTGTCCCGGCAGCCTCGCCCCAGCCCTACACCCACGAGACTGCGAGTTCGGCTCCGCAGCGGGAAGACTCCCCACGCGGCGCCTGGTCCCCGCTCTCCTCGACACCGTCCCCATCTGCCCAtcctgtccccgtccccggGGTTCTCTGATGGCACAGCACCCTGTCCATATGTTGGGGTAGAATCCCCCCCAATGGCATTCCACCGTGCTGCACCTGCACACACCCCACGTGGGGACTGGGCTCCCCGTGGGGACGTGGGTGCAGGACGAACCCCTCCGAGGGATGCTGCACCTCAGATCACCCCCGACACCCCCACGCCAGGGTCCCACCCGCGTGGGGACCCCCGCGCCCCTCCCCATCCCACGCACCTGCTTGTGCTCTCGCTCCTGCTCGAGGGGCACCACGTCGTGGGCGCGATGCTCGTGGGCGCGGCAGCGGGCgcagacacagctctgctcgGTGCGGCAGAAGCCGTcgaggggctgcaggtggcGGGGGCACAGCCCCTCCTCCAGCCGGCGCAGCGGGGCCACCAGGCGGTGTGCGCGGAAGGCCGGGGCGCGCCGGTGCGGCTCCAGGTGCGCTCCGCAGAAGGACGCCAGGCACACCAGGCACGACCGCTCCGCCGCCACGCGGGACCCCGGCGGGCACACGTCGCACAGCACCGCCGCTCCTTCCTCCGCcgcagcatcctcctcctcggCTCCCGGCGCCATCGGGCTCGCGGCGGCCGGAGACGTCGGGGACGACGGGGACGAGGCGCCGGTGGCGGCCGCCAGCAGCGGCAGGAGCTCGCACAGGGCGCGGTTCTTGCAGAGGCGCAGGGCCGCGGGGACGGGCTCCTGGCACAGCGGGCAGCgggcggccccgcccgccccgccgccgtcGGGGGGGCCTGGCCGCTGGCGGAGCTCCTGCAAGCAGCTCTGGCAGAAGTTGTGTCCGCACGGCACCGTCACCGGGTCCCGCAGCACGTCCAGGCAGATGGGGCAGCCGAGGGGACCCTCGGGCAGTCCCGGAGCCGCCAGCGCCAGCCGCAACGCCGCGGCGGAGGACGGCGGGGCGCTCCCGGGAGCAGCATCCATCCCTGAACGCCCcgagcggccccggccccgctcccagccccggCGGAGGCGGGCGGCAGCCGCGCCCCGCCCGTCCGCTCCGCCTCTCCGCTCCCCGCCGTGCCCGGGGGGGCTGCTGCCTCCTCGGGACACTGACCCACAGCATCGACACCGGCGCCTGGTTCCAGCCACCCACCCTCCTGGGAAGCGTCACACCCCAAATAGAATCTGCTCccatctgctgcctgcagggagatCAACCCCGGGGGGATGTCACCCTGCTGAGGATGTGCTGCCCTCCATCCAAGGTCTGCGGCCTCCTAAAGGATCTGCCCCACTGGGATCTGGACCTTACCCAGTGTTCTACTGCTCCCAAGGGAAGCTGCTGACGTTCCCCACATCTCCCATCCGCGGAGGCTGTTGCCAGCCCATTCCAATCCCCCTCACAAGATCTGCTGCTCCCCTTGAGCATTCCTTCCCTCTCTAAGACCTGCTGCTACTCCACTGCTCCCCAGGTGCGCCCCACCCTGAGGGCACACGGAAGGTCCTGAGCCCCCCCAGTGCAGAGAATTTCCTGCCAGCCCTCGTGTCCATGGACGTCTCTCAGCCCACCCCATGGCCAAAaggggctgcagtgcccaggtCCTGGCTCAGCCACTGTCCCCTTTTCCTCTCGGGTCTGGCACCAGAGAGGGATGGGAGATCTCGAAGTGCTTTTAGAGTGAAGATGTGCCTCATGAGATCTCTGGACCCCTTCTGTGCAGGATAAAGAGACAATTTTTTGACTTGGATAAGTTCCCAGGTGCATGCTGGCCCAAGGCCTCACccaaggacagggctgggagaagcaggGAGGTGTTGAGTGAAGCAGGAAGCACAAGACAAATCACATCTGTTCTTGAAGAGGAGGATTGATCCTTTTTTTGtccccaaaggaaaaaatgatgtGATTCATTCCCCAGGCATCCACATCCCCAGCACCTTTGAACCCAGTGCCCCGTTAATCCTCACCAGCActcccacaggagcaggaggagacgTCAGACCTGCGCTCTCACTCTTGGAAAAACATCAATGAAAACTTTAGATTTTCTTCTGTGCCACATCAAccttggagcagagcagcaggaaaccaGGTTTCCTTATCAGTGTTACAATAAATAAAGTATAttttggctctgctgccagctgtcaCTCCAAGGGTTGGTCATAGGCCCCGTGAGGACAcagaggggcaggatggggccCCACAGGGATGGCTGTGAGAGCAGGGGTACCCAGCTCCCCCCACACCCAGTGGGGCTGGGTCCCACATCTCCCAAGAGCCGCAAGGTCAAACCAGTAAGAAAATAGAGCTTTATTGAGAAAAGCAGCATTGTACAAAGAGCTGCAGTGTAGAACCCTGAGAAGTTGCTCTGCCAGGTCTGAGAACGGCAAGAGGAAACCAagaaggggctgtggggagcaggaccTGCCTGCATGTGAGCACAGAGGTCCCTTTGAATTGTTTCAGAGCACTCTGTGGTAGCAGCACCTCCCTCTGGGGTCCCCCTGATCCCAAACCTCCCCCATTTGGGAAGTTTGTCTGGGatagaagaaagaggaaaatctcattttttcatctttcttatCCCCCCTTCCCTTGctctctctgcagggacaggttACCACGgtgggctccagccctgccatgtGTCACTAGTGTGATATTTGCATAGGCAAATCAAATAGGTTAATTTACATGTCTGTCCTCATCAGCTCTTGTTAAAACACTGCACTCCACGTCTGCCTCAGCACTGAGGACCCACTGTACCGTGacagcctcagctgcagctccactcTGGCACCAGCCTGGGACTTGCCACTCTGCCTATGGCTCAGTGTGGTGGCTCTGGCTCAGTCCCTCTGGCACAGCGTCACCACCCGCCCCTCACACAGCCAGAACACAGGGTACAGGGGCTCAGTGAAGACACTGTGGAAGGAGTGGATGAGCTTTGTTCTCTCCCCGAGGCCGTAGAAGGAGAGGAGCCCCTTGCCATAATCCAGGCTGACTCCCAGGTTCTTATagagctgctcctggatttTCTGGGCCCTGCCCTTGTGCCAGGCCAGGTAACAATCCTCCCGCACCTGCAGCCCCCACGAGCCCCCATCCAGCCCGATGTTGAAcctgtggccctgctgctgctcccgggGGAGCCCCCGGTAGGTGACCCCCAGGATGACGGAGTGGCTGGAGATCTTCACCTCCCAGTAGTGGTGACCAGGGCCGTagctctgtgtgcacagcacCTGCCAGGGTGTGAAGCGGgggccctgctcctgcctgcagacagCACCAGGACTGTGCTTGGCCTTCCGGGCACCTTTTGACAGCTCCAGGTACTTGTTGGCTGTCTTGGGATCGAAGGTCAGGTTGCGGTGGTCTGGGGAGAGCAAGGGCATGGATGGGGCTGAAATGCTTCATCAGACCTTTGTGCCCTCCCAGCAGTGGTGGGGTTTGAATTCTGTAGGGCTGCCTCCCAAAATGGAATGGAACAGGTTGtttggaggggaagggaagTGGGGAGGATGTAATACCTGCCCTAGAGGGAATGTTAAAGCCCAGAAATAGCTGTTGAGGCACTGAGACACAATGCTTTGCTCAGTCCTTGTACAACCCAGCTCACAACCAATGAGTGGCCATTGTGACCACAATGGCTCTGTGGCCACTTTGGCAGGATGTGCTTGGTTTTAAGAGCAAAAAATACCAGTGTGGGCTGGGCTTCTGCCTGCTGCCCATAAATAACAGCAGGTTCCTATTAATAACCCTAAGAATGTTCTGTGGGGCCTGATGGAAGAAATTCCTACAGGTCCCATAGTCTGCAATTGCCTCCTTGGCAATCATGACCAATGTGGCCTGAACATTACTCAACCCTCTTCCCAACAGGGGTGAGATGGAAGAGGAGCACAGAGGAATTTCCTAAAAACAGGAGAGGGATGGGCCTGGGGGTGAAAGGGGACATGAAGGATTCTAGCTAGGAATGCTGAGGCCATATCACTGGATAGAGAGCAATGACTGCAGGCAAGGCTCTAGACAGGGTCCATGCCATGCTGGGCAGTGACTGATCCAATACCAGACAGCCTCAGTTCCATGGGAAAACACTTCCTGGTGCTGCTAATACCCATAATGAGTCCTTTCCCATCCCAGCCTATCCACATCATCCTTCTCTGCATTTAGGGAGACACACTGGAAGAACCAGGGACggagcccctgtccctgcagccacaaCCATGGTCCTCCTGGGAAAGAGCCTGCCTTGGTGACATCTCTTCCTGCTGGGGACCCCAGTGAGCTGCTCTCTCTCCAGGTCCCCTGTGCTCCTTACCCTTCAGAAGCTCAGCTCGGAGCTGGCACCTGGGGAGAGGGGCCACAGCCttcactgccagctcctggggatGCACCGGGCCTGTGGAGGATGGGAACAGGCATTTTGAGTAATGCCACCCaaaaacttctttcttcctGGCTTCatgggaagaagaggaaaagaagaaggatgAGGAAGTCCACTGTAGCCAAACCTGGGAGCAGGCATGTGCCACCATGGTTCAGCATTCCCAGCAAGGAGAGGCCACAGGGAGGCCACCCAGCTCATCCCACTTCATCTGCTGAACAGTAAATGTGtgtcccatcccaaacccctgtgctcagcagctgtgtccccagcagtgacacaggcCAGGCTCACCTTCAGGATGACTCAGAGCCCTTCAAAGTACCCCTGAGAGTAGGAGGGTTACCTTGGCCAGTGGAGTCTGGGGCTTTGGGGGCCACAGAGCCAGGCAGGtcctccagcaggagcctggagaTGCTGGTGAGGATCTCAGAGATGGGCTTGATCACAGCAGCCACATCAAACTCCACGGGCACCAGCGCCTCTGGGCCCTCcagaggtgggagcagggggaatTCCTGTGGACAGACACTCAGACACTGTGCACCACTCTAGAGAGGACTGTGCAAACCCATTTGCACTCACCATGTCTCCCCAATGGGCAAAGGGGCATCCCAACACTGTCCACAGAACTTTTCAGGGACCCCCAAAAAACAGCTCTTCCCCATAGCCCCATCACATCCCTGAGCCAAAGTGACGATgcattcccagtgggaatgggTTGAACATGATTCTGCTGTCATGAAAAGGATGCAGGCCCAAGCAAACGGAAGGACAGTGCCAGAGTGGTACCTGGAGGAAGGTCCTGTGGTCAGGGCAGGCCAGCAAGCTCTGAaccctctccctgtgctggccaAGGACATCCAGGCGGTCCTTCCACAGGTTCCAGTTCTTGTCCACACGGTccagtgctgcctcctgctcttgTTCAATCCTGGCCACTGTCTGACACTGGAAATCCTCCAGAGCTTTCCTCAGGTGGGTGAATTTGCTCTGAATCCCAGCTTTAAACTCCTCAGAGCAGTCCTGGGCAGGAAGAGCCATGAGAACCAGTGTGCTCCCACCCACAGGCCAGCACAGGGAGGCTGCAGTGTTACCTTGATGCTCTGTGTTtgcacctccagctccttcatTGCCAGCTCAATCCTCTCTGATTCCTCCTGAGCTTTTTCCAGGGATTCTTGCAAAAACGTCTGCGAAGGGAGGCACCAACATAGAATCATTATACTTGGAAAAGTTCAGCCTATGACTGAACATAGCAAcaagcccagagcactgagtttCATATCCAGTCATTTCTCACAGTTGTGTCCAGTTCCACATCCTGTGGAACAGCCCAATGCTGCCCACCCGGCCCCCAGGACcctctcagggctgcaggacaaGACTAACAGGGAAGGAATTAGCTGGGGAAGGGGACTCTGTGTCAGGATAAcaaagaagtgatttttttgtgctgccttTCACCCCTTTCTTAGCTCTTTCCTCTAGATCAGAGGGTAACAAACACATATGGCACTGCTCATCTCATGTTGCTGGATTTACCCAGCTCACTGCTGACAACAGCTGGTTTCTCAAGGAGCAGCCGGGCACTGGTGGCATCTCCCTGGCCAGCCCCACGTCCAGCTCAGGTTGGGCAGTGTGGCACACAGAGGGACATCACGTCCCTACAGCAGGATAGGGGGCGGTGAAGGTGTACGTCCTGAGCTGTCACAACACGCCCTGTTCTCCcatctccccagccctgtcacccACCTGCTTTTTGGCTCGTTCCTCCTCGAAGAGCACCCGCCGGTGCCGCTGGCAGTCCCGGACGGTGCAGATGCAGCAGATGCAGCGCCGCTCGTCCTCGCAGTAGAGCTCCAGCGGCCGCCCGTGCTGCCGGCACAGCTCGGCGGGGACCACCTCGCACCAGCCCCTGGCCGAGCCCCGCGCCTCGCTGTCCCGGGCCAGCTCCACCACGCTGTACAGGGTGACGTTCTTCTCCAGCTCCGGGCACCGCTCGAAGCCCCTGCGGCACTCGGGGCAGGTGTAGCTCCCATCGGTGCCGGCGGGCGCCTGCTTTTGCTTGTCCCAGTGGTCGCTGATGCAGCGCTTGCAGAAGTTGTGGCCGCAGGGCAAGGTCACGGGCACCTTGAACAGCTCCAGGCAGATAGAGCACAccagcttctcctccagcttctgcGAGATGGGTGATGCCATCGTGCCGGTGCCGGAGATCGGGGCCAGAAGCCGGGGAAATAGAAACTCGTGAGTGCAGAGGAAGAGGCGGTGACGCCGTGCCCAGAGGCGGGGCACGGCTCCCGACCAAACGCGCTTCCAAAGTGGCACCAAGTGGCTGCCTCGGTGTCACACGGGCGGTGTCACACGGGCTGTGCCACGGGCTGTGCCACGGGCTGCGGAGACGAGAGGACAGGGAGGGTTGGAGCTGTTCCCCCGGGGAGAGGGAGGGCTGTGAAACACAGTGAGAGACTCCGGAGAGGATGGAAcgctgcagtgacagcacagcGAGACACGCAGGAGGCCGAGAGGGATCAGAGCAGTGTGTATTTCCGTGAACACGTTTGCTGGGTGCACATCCCGTGTACAGTTGGATTTTCACTCCTTTATTGCCCTTTGAGGGAACGTCCAGGCATCCTCAGCGCTGCCAGGACTGAGCTGAGTGTGGCAGTCCCCCTTGGCACGGAGACCTCTGTACAGAGCTCCTGCCCGGGGACCATCAGAGgcacccactgctgctgcagccacctcaCCTCGTGTGCAGTGGCAAGGCGGTGACACATGCCAGCACCACGCTCTTCTCTTGCATCTTTTaaacctcagctcctgctctttgcCATGTGCCCACGCACACCCACCACACCTTTTCCTATGAACTTTCTTGCAACACCTGTGCACATCAACACTCTggaacacaaaataaagatgccACCTGGGCCACCTTGTCCCTGCTCAGGTGGTAGGTGGAGTCTCCTGTCAGGAGGCCAGTTCGGTGCCTGTGCACTGCAAACCTTCATCTCGTTGTCACACAGTTCAGCTTCAGTTTCCCCAGCCCACACCTTATCTCTGTACCAGGGATATCTAGCACACATTCCCAGGTCTCTGACGCTGATGGCATGGCCttgtttttcagcagctctgcagcttcccCTCGTGAGCAGCTTCCCTTTCACCTGCACAGGTGAGGGAAGCAGGGAGCAGGTGTCTGGTGGATCATCCAGACCAGCTTCCATACTACAGGCAGGCTCAGAGCCATGCCCCTGACCACAGAAGAGGACATGGGATGTGTCACAACTCCCTGCATGTCCCAGCAAGCTTCAGCTCTAAAACATTCCTTCAGGTTGCATGTGTCAATACTGGCCAAATATTTAAAGCCCACAGAGGTGTAACATGAGCTGTGTGTATGCCTGGAACCTGTGTCCCCATAGTGGGCACCACCCCAGTACACTCACCCCAGCTTAAACCAGACCCCAGAACCCTTCAGGCTGGGAGGGGAGTTCAGGGAGCTCTGGGGTAACTGGTAACAGCCCTGAGCACGGGCAGGAAGGGGGCACTTCAGCCCAATCTCAGCTGCTGGCTGAAGGCTCCAATTTCCTGGTAGAAGGAACCTCAGAAAAAGTCACAGGGAaccagagctgggaagaggCAGCTGTACCAGCAGGAACACGTTGGTATTTGGGGGTCCATGTTGGTATTTGGGGATCCATGTGAACAGGAGATGCACAgtggagcacagcagagcagaggctctCCAAGGCCTGGGGAcaggaccagcagcagcagtgccaggccaCTAtcagacacagctctgcttctgttCCACCTGCCCACACCAGATATTCTGcccagggagagaggggaaggagacTGAGGTCCATGTGCCTGGGTAGCTGAACCACCTCCACAGTGACCTTATGCAGGTTTATCACCTGTGTAGCCACTCTTCCCGAACTACAACATCCAAGAAGGGAAGTGACTCTGGCCAGTGAAGGACTGCCCAGCTCCCCTGCACCCTGCTGagctccccagctctgtgccaatTGGCCAGGGTAACAGGCTCTTTCCAATAAAGACAGCTCTGCCAGAACTGTTCAGAGTGTTTAATCAAACTCATCTCTCCAGGAGGACTGCACAAATAAAATCTGACACAGTCCTGAACCAAAAGACTGTGAGAGGAAGAAATCCAGGCCGGCCTGGCTCTGTTCCATAAACAGGCAAGAGGTGACCCTTGCAGGGAAGCAAGGCAGAGCATCTCTAAGGAGATGCAACCTGCCAGccactgctcagctctgctgcaaaaTCAGGAGCAAGGTTTCAGCCTGGCCATGGATTCACTTTGAATGTTCTTGTTAAGCAGCCTCTTCACCAcgcagctgccagccctgtgagCACCCAATGCCATCTCCCAGCACAGTGGAACTGGGAGCTGAGACTTTGTCATTTCCCTCCTGAGGCACTGAGGGGAGCACAGGAAATCCAGGAGCCAGCATCCCACGGCCAGAGAGGGGGACAGCTCCTAGTAAATGCCATAGGTGGGCTCCTCTGTGTCTCGGTACCTGTCCAGGTACCTCAGGGGCTGGTGTCGAGGGAACTTCACCTGGGGAGGGTGGTAGGGGGGCGGCCGCACGAACTCGAACACGGGCTCCCTCATGTCTGCAAAGGGGGACAGGGTCAGCAGGAGGGCTCACATCTGAAACACGGCCCCACCACCCACACAGGACCAGGGCTGCTCAAATACACCCTTGgagttattttaaaatcctcatCCAAGGATTAGGGGTTGTTCTTTTAGGCTGCTGTTAGTTTGGGGGAGGATGGCTCAGGAAGGGCTTAGTCTGTGCTGATCCTGGACAAGTGCCAGAACCAAGTGAGagcctgcagccacagggccATGTCCCACCCATAAAGCCCCTTCAGCATCCCCATTCCTTACTGAGCAGCTGATGGAAGGTGGAAGTGACAGAGCTGTCCCACCGACACTGGAAAAATGCCAGCCCTGCCGGGGTCATGGCATTTGCATGCTTTTTGTAGAAGTCAAATGTGCTAAAGGTCCTCATCTTCAAGCTgtagctggaaaaaaagacacaagCACCAGGTGAACCTCTCCTTGCAGCAGTACTCTGCTCCACATCACCCCAGGG
The sequence above is a segment of the Sylvia atricapilla isolate bSylAtr1 chromosome 18, bSylAtr1.pri, whole genome shotgun sequence genome. Coding sequences within it:
- the TRIM65 gene encoding E3 ubiquitin-protein ligase TRIM65 → MASPISQKLEEKLVCSICLELFKVPVTLPCGHNFCKRCISDHWDKQKQAPAGTDGSYTCPECRRGFERCPELEKNVTLYSVVELARDSEARGSARGWCEVVPAELCRQHGRPLELYCEDERRCICCICTVRDCQRHRRVLFEEERAKKQTFLQESLEKAQEESERIELAMKELEVQTQSIKDCSEEFKAGIQSKFTHLRKALEDFQCQTVARIEQEQEAALDRVDKNWNLWKDRLDVLGQHRERVQSLLACPDHRTFLQEFPLLPPLEGPEALVPVEFDVAAVIKPISEILTSISRLLLEDLPGSVAPKAPDSTGQGPVHPQELAVKAVAPLPRCQLRAELLKDHRNLTFDPKTANKYLELSKGARKAKHSPGAVCRQEQGPRFTPWQVLCTQSYGPGHHYWEVKISSHSVILGVTYRGLPREQQQGHRFNIGLDGGSWGLQVREDCYLAWHKGRAQKIQEQLYKNLGVSLDYGKGLLSFYGLGERTKLIHSFHSVFTEPLYPVFWLCEGRVVTLCQRD